ACTTTATTGGGGATAACCCACTGCAAAGCCAGGGTGGCGGTGGTGGCGTTGAAGGTGCCATCCGCAATAGCGTGAGCAGCTTGTTATCAGACCAGCTGAATAAATTGGCCGGGAGCCTGATCTCGGGCGTTGACCTGAATTTTGGATTAACATCGGGCGAGGATTATTCATCAGGTACGGCAACAAACCGTACCGATTTAAACGTTGGCCTATCCAAACGTTTCCTGAACGACAGGCTCACGGTATCCGTAGGTAATAATTTTAACCTTGAAGGCGCACAGCAGGGGCAAAAAGCCACCAACATTGCCGGTGATGTTTCGGTGGGTTATAAACTGAGCAAGGATGGCCGTTATGCGTTACGCGCCTACCGTAAGGACGAATTTATTGTGATACAGGGCCAGGTTATTGAAACAGGTTTGGGCTTTACGCTAACCGTAGATTATAACCGCTTCAGGGAAATCTTCCGTAAGCGTACCGAGGAAGAAAAAGAACTACGCCGCAAATATAAGCAGGAACAAAAGGAAAAAGATAAAGCCAAAGAGGCGGCCGACAAAGCAGCCGCCGAAAAAGCACAAAATACACCTACAAGCTAAGCCCATGAGCAAACATTTAAGATATATATTGATATTAACTGTTTTACTAAACGCCTGTAGTAATACAAAATACCTTGCGCCTGGTCAAAAATTGTATACGGGTAGCGAGGTTAAAATTGCCGATAAAGATTCGATCAGCAAAAGTGACCGGGACTTAATTACCGACGATTTAACATCGTTGCTAAGACCTTATCCTAATGGATCTGTTTTAGGACTGAGGGTAAAACTATATATCTACAACATCACCAAAACAAAAAAAACAAAAGGCCTTGCACATTGGCTTAATACCAAATTTGGCGAGCCGCCGGTTTTGATAAGCGCGGTAGATGTCGATAAAAATGGCAGCATACTCCAAAACCGTATGCAAAATATAAGCTATTTTCAGGCGCAGGTTAATGGTGATACGGTTAGCAAAGGCAAAACAGCTAAGGCAGTGTACACCGTGTATGCAGGCCCTTCTTATAAGATCAGGAAAGTGGGATTTCCTAAAGAAGGCGAGGATGCCGATACGGCCATTGCCGGAACGGCCGCCAAAACATTGTTGAAACCGGGCGATAAGTTTAACCTTGATGTTATAAAAAACGAGCGCCTGCGGATTGACGCGAAATTGAAAGAGGAGGGTTTTTTCTTTTTTTCGCCCGATGATATTATTGTAAGGTATGATAGTACAGTTGCTAATCACCAGGTTGACTTGTTTGTTAAAATAAAAAACAGCACCGTTGAACGGGCTAAGGAGGTTTACACCATCCGGAATATTTATGTGTATCCCAATTATTCGTTAACAGATACTTCGCTGATGCTCGACAAAGCAAAACATTACCGCTGGTATAACATAGTAGAAAGACGAAAAACCATCAGCAGCTTTGCATTTGCCAATACGGTATTGCTGCATCCTAATGATGTTTACAGCCGGACGGTTCATAATAACTCCCTGAACAGGTTTGTAAACCTGGGGCCTTATAAATTTGTAAAAAACAGGTTTGAAGATGTAACCCCCGATTCGCCTAAGCTGGATGTGTATTATTTTTTAACGCCGTACAAGCGTAAATCATTACAATTTGAGATCCTGGGCCGCACTACATCTGCCAATTATACCGGTACCCAGGTAAACCTGAGCTGGAAACACCGGAACGCCTTTATGGGGGCCGAGGCGTTGGGCGTTACACTTTTTGGTAGCTCTGATGTACAGGTAGGAGGGGGCAACAATGGTTTTAACGTATACCAGTTTGGTATTCAAACCACTTTGTCGTGGCCGCGATTTATTAGCCCTATTGAGCCCCGGGCCGATAATGCCTATATACCGCATACCAATTTAACTTTGGGCTATACCATTGTTAACAGGCAAAAGCTTTATAACCTAAATTCATACAATGCCACATTTGGCTACAACTGGAAAGAAAACGCGCATCGGACCCATGAATTGAATGTATTGAATTTTACATTTGTAAACCCCTTGAGTGTATCCCAGCTATACCTTGATAGCATAAGCGGTGTGAAGCATCCCGGAGTATTGCCAAACCCGGCTTTAAAGCATGTTATTGATAAGCAATTGATATTGGGGCCAAGCTATAGTTATACCTATACCAACACCACCGACGACTATCGAACCAACACCATGTACTATAACGGAAAGGTAAGTTTATCCAATAATTTGTACGGATTAATTACCGGTGCC
The genomic region above belongs to Mucilaginibacter sp. KACC 22773 and contains:
- the tamL gene encoding translocation and assembly module lipoprotein TamL; this encodes MSKHLRYILILTVLLNACSNTKYLAPGQKLYTGSEVKIADKDSISKSDRDLITDDLTSLLRPYPNGSVLGLRVKLYIYNITKTKKTKGLAHWLNTKFGEPPVLISAVDVDKNGSILQNRMQNISYFQAQVNGDTVSKGKTAKAVYTVYAGPSYKIRKVGFPKEGEDADTAIAGTAAKTLLKPGDKFNLDVIKNERLRIDAKLKEEGFFFFSPDDIIVRYDSTVANHQVDLFVKIKNSTVERAKEVYTIRNIYVYPNYSLTDTSLMLDKAKHYRWYNIVERRKTISSFAFANTVLLHPNDVYSRTVHNNSLNRFVNLGPYKFVKNRFEDVTPDSPKLDVYYFLTPYKRKSLQFEILGRTTSANYTGTQVNLSWKHRNAFMGAEALGVTLFGSSDVQVGGGNNGFNVYQFGIQTTLSWPRFISPIEPRADNAYIPHTNLTLGYTIVNRQKLYNLNSYNATFGYNWKENAHRTHELNVLNFTFVNPLSVSQLYLDSISGVKHPGVLPNPALKHVIDKQLILGPSYSYTYTNTTDDYRTNTMYYNGKVSLSNNLYGLITGADTTAGKVRKVFGATFNQYVKFENEIRYFHKTAPSSTIASRVIVGVGLPYGNSTQLPYSQQFFIGGPNSLRGFQARSIGPGHFNLTATVAQNNFFPDESGDIKLEANIEYRPKLFSIVRGALFADAGNIWLLNSNRGQPGGAFGKKFINDIAVDVGFGLRFDITVLVLRTDLGVPLRTPYVRPGEPQWNLDWHRSVFNLAIGYPF